TTAGAACTTAATGtctatattttttaacattCATTGTAAATTGTTGAGATTCAGGCAATGAAGCATGGCAATGGAAGAAGTGAGTTTGAAGAGAGAGAGTCAATCGAAGGAGAGAAAaagccatttaaaaaaaaaaggaaaaatcgAAGGAGAGAGAAAAGGGCTCATAattcatttgttttttatatattttaatttaaatgacATGCGTTCTATTGTTATTTGTTGTGCCCAAGTTTGATGTGTTGTGTATGTGCCTAGAGAAGAGTTTCTCCATAATCTGGTAGTGTATGGGACGATTGATTATGAGTGGCATTAAACTTGTACGTCGAAtttggttgattttttttttctttggtacaAAAATTTGGTTGATTTAATTTGGTTTAGACCTGAACATAGAAAAAATGGAACCAATTTAATTAATGTAGATTGAATTTTAAATTGGTAGGATCattgatttggtttggtttaatTTTTGCACCCCTAGTGTAGACTCGTGGCacttttcacaatttttaaggTGTCTGACTTAAACTTGGCTTTAAGTTAAGTTTACCGCCTAATGATTCTATTATTTTCTAAGTATGAAGTTTGTTCGATTTGTCATAAAGTGTGTCTTGACACTTTTGGTAAACATGCAGTTCATTGTAGGGAGCTCCCAAGCTTCAAACACAGACATGACTTAGTCAGAGATGtgttttttgatatttttaggcGTGCCGGAATTTCCGTGAACAAAGAGGCACCAGTGAATTTCTTGACTGACCTACAAGAAGGAAAATCGACACTTCGTCTAGCAAATGTTTTGGTGTATGGATGGGTAGGTGGGAAACATGCTTGTGTGGATCTGACTGGAGTTTTCCCACCGGTGGGACTCGGGATTAGATATTTTCCTGTGGGAAACATGCTGTCattatgtaaaaaataaaaaataaaaaaaatgcttatgccataaaagttttaaataagCTATTCTAAGCAACTCCTAAATCCCACATTGTTAGCCTCCTCTAATTGTATTTGCAGCTTGTAATACCATGATGAAAAAGTATATTGTAAAACCGAAGAGCATGAAGAGTATAAGAAGGAACCAACTTAAGTACAATCACTAGAAACTTCCTATATCAAATACACGAACAAGATGGCAAGGATTCAAACCTCCATGCCATCCCACCACTACTTGCTACAAAGGAACATCATGTAATCAAAACCAAAGATGTCATTTGCATTATATTTATATAGTGATATTCTaaacaaaatcacaaataaTAAACATTAAAACAATGGCAGCTATAGAGAACAATTGTGAATCTAGTTTGCATAAGCACTTCATGTTCTTAAAAGTGTTCCCTTGTCATTGGTGGTAAgcatttatttcctttttttttaacccgAGATATTTATTGAATGGAAACAAAAGAGACGGAATCATCATTCACCTCATCATGTAAAACAAAAGAAGAGATCAAAAGGATGAAAACAGGTCGAAAATTACATGCAATTGGCAGAGCTAAAATTAGCATATGAAGCTGAGCTAAAATTAGCATATGAAGCTGAGCTAAAATTAGCAGACTGTGGAATTTTGTTCAAATACCAATTGGTAAGTCAAGATAACATTTATTCAATTATCACAAAACCACATAAGTACTATTTTATTCTTCCTTCAATCTAACTCAGCCAGGTAGGTAAAAAGTAATCTTAGTAGACTACATATAAAGCATATGTTACttagtttaattaaaataaaataaagaaatccGCACCATGCAACCAATAGTTCAAGAGCTTCAAGCAGATCCAACTGACTTCCAGAGCTTGACCCACTCTTCCATAGCAGCAGCGGCTTGCGAAAACATAGGATCAACCTTCCCGAGTTGTTCCTTCACTGCTTTGGCCATCTCGATCACGCAGTCCTCTGTTGTGGTAGCTGATTGTGGCAACCTTACAGACTGAAAGAAAGGAACAACTTCCTCCATTAATTTCACCCCTTTCCATTCTTTCTTCAAGCTTTCTATGGCATTGCCTCTTTCGGCTCTGGAAACATATGGCAACCCACTTTTCACACCAAGGGATAGGTGGTCACATATAGCTTTCACACACAATCCACACCATATATCTTCCACAGTTTCCCACCTGAGTTTTCCTTCTCCTGCCAACACCAAAGCTGGGACCAATGCCGGGCCAACTAATTCTCGGTTAAAGGCAATGTTGATTCCACTCACTGGCAACATGGCTCTCACAGGAACAGTCAGAACTGCATCCACATATCGGGAATTCCTTTGTGACGGCTTGAGAGCCTGGGTTGGTGCATCAAGGTCTGCCAGATTGAGCCATAGTCCACACGACAGAGCACAATCAACTCCATTTCGAAGGCTAAATGGGTAGCCGCGAACAAAATCTGCACCCTTACGGAATGGATCATATAGTGTGTTAAAGAAGAAAGGGGTGGCAGGAGTCTTGAGGTTCACAATATGCTGAGCCACGGCATCCACTAAAATCCCCGCGTCATCTTTTGCTGGAACACAATCATCATCAATACAGACAACATACTTCTTCTTTGAAACTAGAAAGCCAAAATATCTACAAGCGTAGCCAGAGAAGCGAATGGCAGTGGAGGAACCCACCACCCGCTCAATTTCAGACTTTGTATAGACATCTGCGCTAAATCCTTCAGGAATTTTGAGATCTTCCTTGAGGTCAGGATCTTTGACTATTATCAGGTGGAAACGGGAGAACACCGGCTTCCATTCAGTCATAAAATTTGTGAGGTCAGAGTGCAGGGCACCGATCACAATGTCAACTTCATTGTCGTTGATAATTACTTGAGACATCTTCTGAggtataatataatataatacagAATATTTCACAAACTGAAAGACTAGATAGGTCTCCTTAACTTAAAACTGATGAGCTGGATTCAAACTTTTGACAATAGTTTCAATCTTAGAATTTCTCAGAACATCCTGATTGATGATTTAGAAAGGTCAGAAAAGAGATGTTTGTCACAACAGGAATAAATACCATTGTCACAAAGTAAATAGGTATTTTAGTCATACAAATTGTAAAGGTTGGTCAATATAGACCCTCAAATTTGCAAAATAGCAAGTCCCtttaattgaaaaatatcgatcaatttagtcattttctcaaatttgaaCTTAATCTCAAATTTTGCCCTACAATTTTAAAGGTTCTATACATGTATCATGTATGCTTGTTATGATGCAGCAAAAGACTATTTAAGTAAATatgtatgtattttattttgttttgatgaatgTTTACAAAAGAAGTATTTTGACAGAGACTAAATTAATAGATATTTTTTAACTTAAGGGACTAAAAATTGGGATTTCACAAATTTGAGGGACAAGTTGACTGACTCATATAATTTCAAGGAATAAAATGACTATTTACTccataaatacaaaataaaattttaaaataactcaCTGGTAGGAAGCACAGGGGTCACAATATGTCGGATATTCAGTGCCTGAACAAGTGAGATGACTTCCTCCTTACCAGTTGCAATAAACAGTTTCAGAACTTTTTCGTTCAGCTTTCCGGCTTTCAATATTCTCTGcacatgtaaaaataaaaaattatgaaatgaccaccacaaaaagaaaaaaggattGAAACAAGATCTACAATATATCAACTCCAAATTATGAATCATGACAAGGCCAAATTCTATGGCTGCTGAAAAGTTGTCAACAGGCCTTACTTATGTGATCAGATAGGGTCAAATAAATGTTTACAGCAACAAGGGAAAAGCAAAAAGCAAaaagcaaaattgaaaatttgatggCCCAAGAGAAAAAGCACAAAAGATGGCACCACATAACTATCGATtgaaacccataaaaaaaataaacgagtattgtttgatattttatttgacaCAAGTCTTGGTTATTTTCAAATACAATATATGTTAGGGTCCGGCTATTGGACCTAAGCGCAGGGAATGTGCTGAATAGGGGGGAGTTGGTTACATTTCCTGATGTTGCTAGTTTGTTAGAGGGGAACGACAATTACATGAAGGATACAAATAGAAAGAGTATATCGTTTCGGTTAGGAACATTTTGGGTTGGGCAGAACGAGAATTATCTCATCTCTAAGGAGCTTCACTCTGGCCTTACAGAAAATATTTCTTGTTTGTtccattaataataaaatttctgTTTATTTTGAGTTCGGATTCCTATCAATATACCAAAAGAAATAAACTATAGAAACAAAGAGCTCGCAGCTACACAACCcggttttaaaaattaaaaaaaaaataaaaaaaatccaactaCTATCTAAGACTGCAACATCATGTTTTTCTACGGCCGTGATCTGCGACCCAACTCTTACcgggtgtttgtttcaaggttgttAATTTTATTCCCAGGAATAATATTCCCAGGAAATAATAATAGGAATAAAATTCCcaggtattttaaaaaaattatgttttggcTTATGTTAACTACATTCCTAGGAATTATTATTGATAAACATGGGAAAAAGAGAAGTTACAAGcaattatttaaaatgtattccCATTTTCATGGGAACTTTTCTTTCCCACCCATTTCCTTGGGAATAAAATCATGGgaataagagaagttattggaagttattttattccaaggAACCTTCATACCCAGGAATAATTTTATGCCAACTTTGTACCAAACATGGGTATATCTATCTACACATATATTCCCAGGTATATTATTTCTAgacttgaaacaaacacccctTTCCTGAGTGTTGGGTCTAACtaaaccttacaaaaccggcataaggtgaggattgtcctcacttataaacatatagaTGCTCTTATactatcttagaattgagatTTGGGCTTAACTCGACCTTACAAAaacggcttgtaaggtgagacactttataaacatatattcaggtcatcttGCAAccgtgagactcttaacaccaAGATCATGGTTTCTGCAGATGCATTGCTAACGCAATTGAGGTCACATCAGCCACATTTGGGGCAACAATTTTggtaacataaaaaaatagaaacattgTACACTACCAACAAATTAATCACAAGAAGAATCAATATAAAGTACTTAAAACCATTCTAAAAGAGTAATTGAAATAGTAGATTATTAACCCTAATATGGATGCAGTAACAGTAATCATAGATCTAGATATGAAGCATAAGGGTATCaataaattacattaaaaaaaaattataaatttgagaAAGGGTAACCTTAGTAGCAACTAAGTGTATCTATGAAAtttgagaaagagagagagagagaggggagAGATAAAAAGAATACCAAGAAGAGATCAAGGAGGATGTGATCAGGGATGGGAGAGAGATCGGAGATGTCGGAGAGATTAAGGACGGCTGAGTCAATGGTAAGAGAAACAAGTGATGGCGGtgttttcattcattcattaattaattaaaaaactaaacTCGCTtgtataaaaagtaaaaaacaaaacaaaaaataataaattggtaGCTATTTTCTCTCTGTCACACAGAAAATGGTGATTAAAGAATTAGTCTTGAAGAAAAAAGGGGGAACAAGATCCTTGAATCTCTGTGTTGTTTCCGTCCTCTCCTTGTTCTGTCAAAACTTAATCAATTTGAGTAAAGCAAAAAGTTACTAGtattaattgattttatttttacgaaATACGTAAGGAGACAAGAATAAACCGATAATTCAGTCAAAAAGAATAAACCGATAATATGTTGTTCCACTTTTTCTCTTCACACGCTTAACCCGCATGTGCCATGACCGGCTTAATATTTTGTTCCACTGATTGGTTGAGCGGAAAgaagaaataaggaaaaaaaattatgaatttaataAATGAACTTGGaagaaaattatgaattttaattgaTGAATTTGGACCGTTAAAAttcgtaattttcttttcttcatctttctttCCATTCAACTAAGTGGAGCATAAATTATCAAATTACCATCTAAAATCTAGGATAATTCTAAAATGGATCGACTCTATAACCACGTGGATGAGTActttataattatttgaaagtataatttattaaattaatggTCATTTATatcttaacatttttttttttggtaaaaaaaaacagttttttctttttttacgaAATCCATACGTTAAtagttaaatttaaaataataacttAATTGTAATTGGTTTGATTAAAACAAGGGGAAAAAATGtaacctatatttttttttggacaaaacttatatgccgTACCATATATCCTGTTTTATTGTTACCCAATTACAATACAACACCTGTAACATATATTCCACGTCACACGTTTTCTCTTAACCCTTATTTTCCGTTAATTAGCTTGGTCTTTCTCTCTCGGTTGCAGGTAGTGGTACTCATAAAAAACAAAGGCTAATAATCATCacattaataaagaaaaactcAATCTCAAATACtattaacataaaattaatCAAGGAAATAAATAATCAAGATAACAGGCTAACTTGATTATAATACTCATCCTTCTAATCAATTATCTTTTCTTGActtcaaaattgaatttaaacaAAATCCCCAAATGGCATGGAATTCCCCAGATCTCAGTCAAATTGAAGTCCCTTATCCTCACTTTTCCAGCGAACCCACTGTTCCACTATTCTTCCATATTTCCATCGTGTAATTCATCTTTTACTCGCCGATTGTTTCCATCTTTTACTGTTGTGTCAAGACTCATAGACATGAACAAAGGTCACCACCGCCTTTGTTGCTTTGCTCGCCGATTGTTTTGAAAATTTCGGTAACGGTGACGACGTgatttttgttgaaattaaaATCTGATGTGGAATAAATTAAGCCAAGTGTAGGGTTTTAATTGGTAAACAGTAAGAACAGTACGTATAgaactgtttctaagttttgtcttttttttttgtcaattatgtAATAGTTTTAGTCGTAAAAATTAGGagaattgtaattttttattttaaaaaaatattggcgACAATTTTTAAGACTTCTTATCATTTTAAGCACCGATTTAAGGTGGACCGTTTATGAAGGTAATCCACTGTAAAAATGGTTGGCATAAGACATTTAGTcgaagtaaataaataaatttatctttaaatttGTACTCATCAATAAATTTCATccgcgtaaaaaaaaaaaaaaaaacaatttcgcctctcaacttttttaaaataatttcgtGGAATATTATGTCGTGACATTTAACATCatcctttttaaaatatctaaaGCATTCCTATCTATCTTCTTTTGTTGTTAGGAGCATTGATGAGTGAGTtatccaatttatttttttacaattaaatgACTAAATGATGAATCattataatttttcataaaaataactcaacattatttttttcttaaaaaatagtgtaacctattttcactattttttagtatcataaaatgataatatcatcatcatatattttttttcttaaaaaaaaaaacttattttcactattttaaaagttctTAACATTGTGGTTATGGGTTCGAGCTCCGAGGTAGACACCAAATGTTCGTTTCGGTGTTGTTTTATGAAATATGTGTATTTGATGAACTATGTTGCCTAGGTGCGAGTACGATACTGGTACCCGATACAGGTACTGATACTGGGGacgatatttttagaaaaactaacatacACTTATGGGCAAAAATTAAGGTACAGGTATTTACCCGATACTGATACGGGTACGTACCCGATACCAGTACTCTCCCTCAAATGGACTACCAATGCATCATAGTTGATGAATATAAAACATATCTCTCCCCGATGTTATGATGTCTTATATATAGTTATGTCATAGGAATAATGTATCAAATAGTGGGGGAGTAGTTGAGAGAATAGTGGGTCAGTGAGTTCTTTGGGTACGAGTCTGGTTTTTCCCGAaacccaattttattttttttatggatttttcattttgaaattcatatCCGCTCGATGACCCAAACCAACCTACGTTTTAGATTAGATTTGGTGGATTTGGCCGGATCGATTGGATTTGTCCAATCCATATACCCCATAGTTGTTGTCAAGCTTTGGAATAAGAGAAATGATTTGAGAAATGATTTGTGACGGTGTTGATTCCTAAAGTTTTGAttgtaatcgattttaatatattagtagtaggtattaaatttattggaaagagaaagtttGTGGGAAAAAATTATTGTGGACTAAAATTAGGATATAATATGAATATACGGTGCAAAAACacattttcttaattattttttttcctaaaacgagaaataaaaaagaacggtgggattattttaataattaaatgactttataaaataataattattgaataaaataaattaataacgACATATATATCAAATTCGTCCACATACATTATGCCACGTCTTTAATGAAAGACTGTGTcagcaaaattgattttaaagaGGGATGAGTGACCAAAactcataaattttttaaattgggTGACAAAAtagttggattttttttttaaaaaaaataaaatacgagaaaaaacttcattttttaaaaatagggtGCCAAAAGTGCATCTaacatatttttgttatttatagtgaaaaatatgattgaatttaggatctcatgcatactacccaaatttcTCTATATTAGACAAAATCTAGCGACTTTTTACAaacaattttcttaaaaaaattagggttaaatATCATTTTAATCCTTATAAAAGATTTCGGCAAGTTTTGGTTCTCAAATATTTTCAATCACAATATTTGGTCTTTACTTTTCAGTCAACTCGTGTATATcgttcaaaattttaaatttttttccgcTATCTTGTTTATTACATTATAGGAATCCTTCAATATGAAACAAATCAACACCGCACAAGACGAGACAACAATACTTCACACTAAGAcgggaaaatcaaaacaaacgtgataaaatcacaaaaacaaacaaaaaaaaaaaccacacccAAAAAATGATTTGGAGGGATGATTTTAAGTCTAAATTGATGCTAAATCAAGAAGTGAAAAAGTGGCGACGACTAGGATTAGAAAAGGAGAAGAATAAAATGCTAGTGAATGTGATAATATAATATGTATGATAAAAACGTATATGGAAAAGAGgaaaacttaataaaaaaacacgCCCGAACTTAGACTGGGCTTTCTCCCGCCGTCGATGGCAACCTCGGCGGCGCTACGTTCCCTTATCCGCCGTTCACGTCCTTCATCACTCCTCTATCTTCCCCGTGCCCTAACTTCTCATTCCCCTCCCCCACTTCCCTCTCCTTTCACACGTCACTCTCCATCCTCCACCATTCTCGACGCGTTCCGCACGCGCGCTTTCTCCAGCAGCTCTTCCAATGATGGCGATTTCGATACCGACTCGTTCAGTCTCGATTCTCCGGATAATTCCGAGATTCTGAAAGCAGTCGCTGACAGCGCCAGTGCCGGCGAAGATATCCCTGCTTTCCCCGTTCGTGTGGTGATTTCAATGCTCGATTCATTCCACGATCTTACTGGATTTCCATGGTAAGCTTCAATATCTCTTATTCTTATTGATAACGCTACTTTATTCACTTGTATCATTGTTCGATTCTGAATTAAATGTTGGTGTTAATTCAATATTTGAATTTTCAGGTGGTTAACTATAGTTTCGTCTACTTTGGCTCTCAGAATTGTTCTTCTTTTTCCTCTTGTTTTTACTCTTCACAAGCTTAAAAGGATTTCAGAGTTTGCACCTAAATGTGAGTGTATCATGTTCTCAACATGAATTAGTTCATTGCTTCTTTCACTTGGTAACATGATCAATTTAGCTTTTAGACTACATTAAGGCTCTCTTTAGGAAGGCCAATAAGCTagttatagcttataagctaaaagctctgtttggtaagcttatagcttattttactagcttatagtttatttttcaaatgctaTTTCAATCACCTTACGAGCTATagcttatcatattttcttccaattttacccctatcatcttacttgaaaaaattaaatattaattaaacattttttttatgtcatttcatacttataagctaattcaaccgctaattttaccaaacactacaaattcaatcagctagcttattcgctataagctcaTCCTCTATAAACTAAGCTTATcagctattttttaccaaacatagcctaagagttattaaatttaattagaaGCTAAAATAAATACGGCTCTTCAAATTCGTGATGTACTCTCTTCGTTTCAAAATGAGTGTCGTGTAAGGTTTTTGCACCTAGGTTAAGAAATGCAATGATGCTGTCAAAGTACATGACAACTTTACCAAACTAACCTTATTTATTAGGGTCAAGCTAACTATTTATTAGGGTTAAGAAATGCAATGATGCTGTCAAAATACatggcactagttagcattttcctgaTTATTGTACTGGTGTAATGCTTTGAAATTAGTGTACACTCAACTCAATTAATTAGAGGGTACAATTGGAAGAACCGGAGTGGTCCAGTAGCCGGGAAGGGGCCTAGAAGTGTCAACTACTACACCACACTACACTCGGCTCTACACATTTACAGAGCTAAACCTTGTCCAGTCCCTGGTAGAGTGAAGGGGGCTTCCATCCTTATTCTCTATCCCCTCGCCCAACCTAACTGGGCTTTACCGGGTGGGAGCCCCGAGAAGCACTGATAATAGTTCTACtttgaaaagtgtaaaagacatttattttgacacaatttattttttttttggctaaagTGACACATTTTGAAACAGAGGGATTAGTGTATAGATAAATATCTTTTTCATTGCACAATGCTGATTagggttttttttgtttgtttataataataatgatgttaTTATTACTTTAGCTTAATATTCCTGATTGTTCTCAATACATATGGTTTTTCATTGATTTGCTTGATTATGTTATATCCAAGTTTTCTAATTCCGCTCTTATTGCAGTTATTCAGTTTTGTTTTCATCACTCATGTTGCATTGTCATTTGTCACTCTATTCATCCTAACTTTCGCTTCCATTATGTGTGACGGTTATGCTATCAGTCATTgtagattttgtttttgtttcattcTATACACAAGCCTCgtgattttggttttggtttattttgAGTTTTATCTGACTGTTCTTTGCCTTTGAAGTGTATTTTTCCCCCCTTTTTATGGTTAGAAAATGAAAGTGAATACTTGCTTATTAGTTATCCCCTTTCTTATAGTACTCTGTACAAggttttttctttccttttccaTATTTAGTTCATatacttaaattattattaatttttgtttgatttcttCACTTCTCAAAGTGCCCCCTCCATTCCCACCACCTTTCTCAGGAAAGAGTTATTTTCGTCAGATTTCATTCTTCGAGGAGAAGAGAAAAGCAGTTGGATGCCCTTCATATGCATGGCCGCTGGTACCATTTATGGTTCAGGTGATATATCTAACTTCATGGGAAGCATTTCTGATGAACCCTAGAGCAATGAATTTGCCTTTTTCTCCTCCCTAGTCACCTTAGCTAACATTACAGCCAAAAGCAACCAGCAAGAAAGACCTGTATACTGCAGTTGTGACGAGCAGGAAAATTTTTTCTAGTCTCACGTTATGTAGTATATAAATAAAGAGGAAAAGGAAAAGCATGAATGGTCTTAGATTGTAGTACTTGcaaatagaaattaaataatGTTTAAAATCTGAAAAGGGAATGACAGCCTATGAAACAAACTCTGACACGGACACGGACACGTCGACATTGCTAATGTGAAAAAcataggacaccgacaccgctacatatttataaaagatctaaattgagaatcaaaatatatacatgtgcatcaagttgagcaagttatttcattaaaaaagttttaaaacaacaTACAATAGTATTTGACCTgtatttatccatctactatcgaaaaagctaaaaatattgtaattaaaatgtaatgtctttAATACATCATTGATCAACATTGTAACACACCTAATCATAGAGATGCCCATGTGTCATAGATGACAACAGCCTCTTGTCCagattaaaatatgtttttgaataAAGCTTAAGTGTTCAGTAGAAAATTTCTTCCTTTGCAACTTTGACAGAACTTACATTGCTGCATTGTCTTTgcctataaaaaatttagtgtTACGTTGTTGTTAGATTATTGCTTATCATATCTAGAGACCATATATTACCTTACATTACAGCATACCTTGACAGCTTAAACTGGAAGAATTCTCCCATCATTGAATTCAAGATTTCCAACAAGCTTTTGATGGTTATCTCTTCAAATTTGAACCTATTCCTTACTCCCATGCATATCAAAGGAAGCATCCATATTCTGGTTAGAAGCTGAAACCTCTGTCAAAGATGTCCATTTGATCTAAACAGAGCATCTTTTGCAATTAATGCAATAACCCCCGTTGTTTGAATATTAGTTTTTGTTGTGGTAAAAAGAAAGTTTAGGTGGAGGGGAAAAGGCCTCATTCCAAGGTTAGGCGGTGCTGTAAACCTCAGGGAGAACTCACTTACATATTGCCTACCAAAAAACTACCACCATAAACTCAAGACATTTTAGTAGATGCATTTTGTTTCTACCAGTTGAGTTGCAACATTAGTTGAATTTTAGCATCTATAGAAATCATTTTCCATTCATCTTACTCAGTTAGGCTTTATTTGAGACGATAGGGAATAGAAATAAAGTTATTTATAAAGTGAGCCAGAGATAAGTATGTGAATCCCTCTAAAAGTATACCTAACTAAAAGGCTATGGGAAACTAAAGGCTATGGGAACTGTCAAATAGAAAAAAACTGACAATGCAGCAGCAGAGCTGCCCATTGTCTGCATGCCTGAGATGGAAACACCTTTAAAATAAGCTGAacatcagaggatagataaaaACACAACATAAAAAGTGTGCTCTGCCAGCCAAGGGCACCAAATAATTGCATAAACTACACACTGTGACTGAATTCTAGCACACTTCGTACTAGTAGAAAATTTGTGATTGAGAAAtggatattaaaaaattgtacaATAATGTGATTTTATCATTCTGGAGAAACAAAAATATGGAAAA
This genomic interval from Trifolium pratense cultivar HEN17-A07 linkage group LG6, ARS_RC_1.1, whole genome shotgun sequence contains the following:
- the LOC123889364 gene encoding uncharacterized protein LOC123889364 isoform X1 — its product is MKTPPSLVSLTIDSAVLNLSDISDLSPIPDHILLDLFLRILKAGKLNEKVLKLFIATGKEEVISLVQALNIRHIVTPVLPTRCSEKF
- the LOC123889364 gene encoding probable UDP-arabinopyranose mutase 5 isoform X2 gives rise to the protein MKTPPSLVSLTIDSAVLNLSDISDLSPIPDHILLDLFLRILKAGKLNEKVLKLFIATGKEEVISLVQALNIRHIVTPVLPTIIINDNEVDIVIGALHSDLTNFMTEWKPVFSRFHLIIVKDPDLKEDLKIPEGFSADVYTKSEIERVVGSSTAIRFSGYACRYFGFLVSKKKYVVCIDDDCVPAKDDAGILVDAVAQHIVNLKTPATPFFFNTLYDPFRKGADFVRGYPFSLRNGVDCALSCGLWLNLADLDAPTQALKPSQRNSRYVDAVLTVPVRAMLPVSGINIAFNRELVGPALVPALVLAGEGKLRWETVEDIWCGLCVKAICDHLSLGVKSGLPYVSRAERGNAIESLKKEWKGVKLMEEVVPFFQSVRLPQSATTTEDCVIEMAKAVKEQLGKVDPMFSQAAAAMEEWVKLWKSVGSA